The genomic window GTCCCGCGTTTCGTCGCGACCCGCTATGGCGCCGCCGCTGACTGCCCGGGACGAAAATGCCTGTGAATGCGCTTGGTCAGGCCGATCTCAGCGCCCTTTCACACTCTTGGCACCGACGGTCTGCCAGCTGCGGCGGGTACCAGGGTTCGGCCGGCCGGGCCGGCCGGTAGTGGGCGTGCTCCATGGGCTCGGTGTCGAGGCCGCAGAGGGTGCGCGGGAGCGGGTCTTCGGGCACGTCGGGGTCAGCGCCCGCCGCGTGCACCGCGAGGACCACCGGCTCGACGCCATCGGGCCCGAGAGCCTGGTCCTGCTCCAGCTCGAACAGGATGATGATCGTTGCCATGGTTCGAGGCTCGATGAGGCTGACGCCACTCACACTCTGGGTGGGCCTTCCGTGGCGCGGCCGCACAACGCCCGCACGGAAATGCCTTCATCATCATTCCTCGCTGGGCGGACTGACGCTCATCTCTCCCGAGCGTCTCTCCACGTCCCTGGTCGTGACACGGGCGATCCGACCGGGCTCCCCGCAGCGGCTGTGGGAGGAGGGGGCTCAGCGTGCTGCGGCGGGGAAGCGTTCCCAGACCCGGTGCGTGCCGAGCTGCTCCGCCAGGGCCGACACGGCCGTGGCGCCGTCGGTCTCGCTGAAGACACCGGGCGCCTGTGGGTCGATCCCCGCGGCCGCCCACAGGGCACGGGTGTCCGCCAGGCCGGCGATCGGCTGCGCATGCCGGTAGGCCTCGTTGACCAGCAGGACGATCCGTGAGTCGAGAGTCGGCTGCCCGCCTGCGACGGCGCCGGGCTTGGCATCCCGCACCCCGCGGTCGTCGGCGCCGGGGCGCCGGGCGCCAGGAGGGCGTCGAACTCGACGGACCGGGCAGCGCCGAATGTCCGCTGCACGGCGAGGTTGCCCGCCTCGATGGAGTCGGCGAGGTCGCGCCGGTGGAAGTCGGGGTCCATGCCGCTGATCAGCTGGGCCTCCGCCCAGACCAGCGAGTGCACGCCCGCCTTCGGCTTCCAGTGGGGGCGCGGAGCTCGGCGAGGATCGCGACGGCGTCGGTATGGCCCTCGGCGAGCCGGGCCAGGGACAGATCCCACTGAGCCCAGCGAGTGAGTGCCGCCCAGCGGGCCCGGGTCCGGCCGCCGCCAGGCAGCGGCAGATCCAGTTCGCCGCAGGCCGCCATCCGCGTGAACTCCTGGGCGATGCAGCGGCGGTGCTGCCGGGGATCGGCGCCGGGGACCGACGGCCCGCCGCTGTCACTCAGCGTGCCGACCTGATCCGCGCCAGTGCTCATCGGGCGTCCTCGCGCGGATCCGGCTGGCGCGGCAGGCGCACGGGCCACGGCGGCAGGGTGGACGGTCGGAAGGACGGCACTGCGGTCATGACGGACTCCTCGACATCGGGCCGGGCACGTGCAGAGCAGGCGCCCGCCAACGCTCCGACTCTGCACCTCGCGCCCACCATCCGCCCGCCCAACACCGGAGCCACCCCCACGCCACCGGGCGCGGCGGCGGTCAGCGAGTCGGAATCCGGACTCAGCGTCGAGCATCCATTTGCTTCCCGCCCGGCGCTCTGCTCAGGCTGCCCTGAGCGCAGTGACGTGACGGCCGGCCGACACTGCAGCTCCCTCTCGCGGCGGCTGCCAGCGTGCCGGCCACGCAGCCGGACCGCTGTTGCCCTTTGCCAGGGAGCTCACAGGGCTGTCGAGTGGGCTGTCGAGCCGGTGCTCGCGCCGGACGTGGCGCCCTTGCCGCTGAGGATCTCGGCGCTGATCGCCTGATGCCAGCCGTTCAGTGTGCGCGCCTGCTCGGCCGCACGCTGGATGAGCCGGTCCAGCTCCTCCGCGCTCAGTCGCGGGTCGGTTTCGGCGATGGAGCGCAGCGCCCGCCACAGCGCGGTCTTGCCTTCGACGCCGGTGCGCATCGCTTCCAGTTCGATCAGGTCGCTGAGTGGGGAGCGGCGTGCCAGTGTCCCGTTGGGCTTGAGGCGGCCTATTCGTTCTCCCGCGAGGCCGAGCCAGGTGCGGTAGTGGCGCACGGGCACGGCGAGACTGTTCATGATCCTCACGAGGTCGTCGCGGTCCTGCTCCACGTCGCGGGCCAACTGGCGCAGGTCGGCCGCGCGGCGGCTGTCCGGGTGGGTGTCGGCCATGCGGTGGGCGAGCGCGGTGCCGCCGAACGCGCCGGTCAGATGGTCGTTCAGGTAGATACTCAGGGGCTCCGCCAGGAGCTGGAGAGACATCGGGTTTCCTCCGAAGGCTGGCCGATCGGGAGGGCCGCGCGCCCAGGCGGGCACAGGTCCGGGGCGCGACGGGGGGATGTTCTTCCATCGTGCCCCGCACCGCTCGCGGGTGCTTGCCCGGCGCGGTTGCCGCGGCGGTGGGTGGACACGCGTTGTCAGGTGACGCCACTGCGCGGCCGGGAGGCAGCCGACGACCGACGGACGTAGGTTTCCGACATGACGACGGATGATGCGACGATCCCCGCGGTGGGCGCGCGCGGGCTGGACGAGGTGCTCGATGCGACCAGGGCGGCCAGCCGGCACACCTCACCGTGCACCGGGTTCGAGCACGGCGTGCTGGCGTCATACCAGTGGGCCACCGGAGCCCGGCCGGAAGCTCCCGTGACGGCTCTCGGGAGCGGGGGGCCTTGCCGTGATCAGCTCTTCGCCGAGTGCCGCAACGCCGCCGTGAAACTGCGCGCTGCCCTGCACGACGGCGCCGACGCCGGCTATGCCCTCGGCGCCTACCAGGCGCTGGCGTGGCTCTGCGGTCTCCACGACGACCTTCCGTGACCCGGCAGGCCCCTGTGACCCGCACCTGACACTGGTTTCGAAGGGACAGCTGAGCCGTTGTCGGCAACGGACGCCGCCGCTCCTGTACTCGGCGTCGATGGCGACCCCGTGCCCGTTGTCCCGTTGGTGGACGGGATTCGAAGACGTGGCCTTGGCTCCCGGATCCGAGGGAAGGAGCAGCAGCGTGGAGCAATTCGATTCGTTCAGCTCGTTGTTGGACTACCCGGTCTACGTCGTCACCGCGGCGGTCGGCGAGGAGCGCGCGGGGTGCCTGGTGGGCTTCGCTGGTCAGTGCTCGCTCCAGCCGCCCCGGTTCACTGTGTGGATCTCCAAGGCGAACCGCACCTACGCCGTCGCGTCACGCTCGCGGGTATTGGCGGTCCACCTTCTCCCGGCCCGCCGCCACGATCTCGCCGAGCTCTTCGGCGGTCGCACCGGCGACGAGGTCGACAAGTTCGCGGCCACCGCGTGGGAGCCCGGTCCGGGCGGAGTGCCGGTACTGGCAGGCGCCATGGCCTGGTTCGTCGGCCGTGTTCTCGACCGGGCCGACTGGGGCGACCATGTGGGTTTCCTCCTCGATCCGCTCGATACCGTGACCACGCTGCACGGCAGAGCGCTGACCTTTCACGACGTCAAGGACATCGACGCCGGACACGCCGCATAGCCGGAGACAGGCTGCCGTACAGAGAGTGGGGCACGGAGGCGACCGGTGACGACGAACAGGGCTGAAAGCGCGGCTGCGGGAGGCCGCGACGAGAGCCTCTACGACGTCACCGTCGTCCTTGGCGCCGTCGTCCGGTGGCGTCGTTGTGCCGGATCGCGGCGGTCAGCGCGAGGATGCGTTGCATGACGCGGGCTATGACACCTCCGGAACTGCTGCGGCAGCAACCCGAGGTGGACCCCGACCGGATCCATCTGCTCGGCCACAGCATGGGCGGCACGGTGGCGCCTCGGATCGCCGCCGTCGATCCGTCGATCGCAGGCCTCGTGCTGCTCGCCGCGGACGCGCAGCCGATGCACCATGCGGCCCTCCGGGTGGCCCGCCACTTCGCCGCCCTCACCCCCCGCCCCGGTACCGACCAGGCGATACGTGCGCGAGCTCCACCAGCGGCTACGTCGCCTGCAGCGCGAGCGGGAGGGGCGGGCGGCCGAGCCGAGCGCGGGCATCATGGACGCGCAGTCGGTGGACGGCTCGGAGACCAGGACCGCCCAGGCGGTGGCTTTCTCGGCCCGGCTCCGCCGGCCCCCCGGCATCGGACGCGGGATCAGGTCCCGGGCCCGGTGTCTGCCAGGATCCAGCCCCTTCTGTCCGGCGCCGTGAGGCCGACGGTGACGCGGGCGGCCTGGGTGAGGCCCCGCACCACGCTCAGGACGTGGGGTCGCTGCCGAGGCCGTGGACCGTCGTGAGTTGCGCCAGGCCGGAGATGACGAGCAGGGGCGCCAGGAGTGGGCCGGTGATGAGGTGGATCTGGTGCGCGCGGGCGAACAGGACGGTCAGGCCGGCGCTGTCGAGGTAGTCGACCGCGCTGAGGTCGACGACGAGCGGGGTGGAGGTGGTGGTCTGTTCGTCGATGGCGGCGGCGAGTGAGTCGACGTTGCTCATGTCGATCTCGCCGACGGCACGCAGCACGGTCGAGCCGTCGGGGTGCTGGCCGGGCGTGAGGGTGAGTGCGGTGGTCATCAGGCGATCCTCGTGTGCATGTCGACGATGGTGCCGGCCGTGCCTGGGGTGATGGTGACCTGCTGCATCAGGGCGTTCATCAGGGCGACGCCGCGCCCGCGGTGAGCGTTGGCCTCGGGCTGGGGCACCTTCCAGTTGCCGCTGTCGGCGACGGTCAGTCGTAGATCGGCGGCGGTGGCGGCGGCACGCAGGCGGATCTGGGCGCCAGGAGCGTGGCGATGACCGTGCTCGATGGCGTTGGCGCACGCCTCGCCGGCCGCGACCAGGACGTTCTGGACGGTCTGGGTGGGGAGCCCGCACTGGTCCAGCCACGCGCGGAGCGCCTTGCGTACGGGGGCGAGCTGCTCGGACTCGGCCGGGAAGGAGACCTCCAGGGGGGCCGGATGCCGGTACAGGAGCAGAGCGACGTCGTCGTCGAATCCGCCGACGGGGGCGAGGCTGACCATGATGGCGGTGGCGAGGTCCTCCACCGGGGTGGCCCGGCCCTCCTGGACGGCGGTGCTCGCCTCGTCGATGCCCTCGTTCAGGGGGCGGCGGCGGCGCTCCACCAGGCCGTCGGTGTAGAGCAGCAGGGTGGAGCGGGGTGGAATGGCGCAGTCGGCTTCGGGCCGGTCATGGCCGACCCGGACGGCCAGTGGCAGGGCGCGGCCGTCCTGCAGGAGTCGGGTGGTGCCGTCGGGGTGGGTGAGGATGCCGGGCGGGTGGCCGGCGCTGGAGTAGACCAGGTGGCCGGTGGCGGGGTCGAGGACGCCGCAGAAGACGGTGGTGCAGATCGCGCCGGGGATGTCGGCGGCGAAGCGGTCCAGGGCGGTGAGGGTCCGTGCGGGTGAGGTGTCCTGGAGGAGCAGAGCGCGGCAGGCGCTGCGGAGTTGGCCCATGACAGTGGCGGCCTTCAGCCCGCGGCCGACGCAGTCGCCGACCACGATGCCGATGCGGCCCTGCGGGAGGGCGACGGTGTCGTACCAGTCGCCGCCGACCTCCAGGGGGCGAGCGGCGGGCTCGTAGCGTACGGCGAAGCCCTCGGGCAGGCGGGAGGGACCGAGGATGGAGCGTTGCAGGGCGATCGCGGTCTCACGCTGCTGGTCGATCTGGTGGGCCCGGGTGAGTCCCTGGGCGAGGCGACCGGCCAGCAGGGAGAGCAGGAGCTGGTCCTGCTCGGTGAAGGACTGGTGTTCGCCCCGGTCGATCCACAGCGCGAGCGGGCCCTGCGGGTGTTCGAGGACGATCCCGACACCTCCCGCCCGGTCGGCGGTCGGGACGAGCGGAAGCTGCTCGCGAAGTGCGGCGAGTGCGTCGCGGCGTGCGGCCGGCAGGTCGTTCCACTCCAGTTGCGGGTCGTTGGTGGTCAGGACCGGGTC from Kitasatospora sp. NBC_01287 includes these protein-coding regions:
- a CDS encoding STAS domain-containing protein, whose amino-acid sequence is MTTALTLTPGQHPDGSTVLRAVGEIDMSNVDSLAAAIDEQTTTSTPLVVDLSAVDYLDSAGLTVLFARAHQIHLITGPLLAPLLVISGLAQLTTVHGLGSDPTS
- a CDS encoding flavin reductase family protein encodes the protein MEQFDSFSSLLDYPVYVVTAAVGEERAGCLVGFAGQCSLQPPRFTVWISKANRTYAVASRSRVLAVHLLPARRHDLAELFGGRTGDEVDKFAATAWEPGPGGVPVLAGAMAWFVGRVLDRADWGDHVGFLLDPLDTVTTLHGRALTFHDVKDIDAGHAA